One Primulina huaijiensis isolate GDHJ02 chromosome 8, ASM1229523v2, whole genome shotgun sequence genomic region harbors:
- the LOC140982160 gene encoding uncharacterized protein has translation MTTSEAEIRPNEEESLRSSLRIWPAPRRSSIMLPPSSPSDSSDSSIGSSASLSLNEEFPPIFSPTTTLKLISGVPFSWEQIPGMPKRQASIKKEPSGRRLLPLPPAGNSNSRKLHVQEEVSPKKYQTSNRSLKRDPFFAALVACSKDEHDHGTYFGSIWKGRSKISRSLSHGFGFMNIHSSCKSSCAISESIVYLPKSSPYSYNLLTRHPS, from the coding sequence ATGACTACTTCTGAAGCTGAAATCCGCCCAAATGAGGAAGAATCTCTCCGTTCCTCCTTAAGAATCTGGCCGGCCCCTCGCCGGTCGTCTATCATGTTGCCACCATCATCACCATCGGATTCGTCTGATTCATCCATTGGATCATCAGCGTCATTATCGCTCAATGAAGAATTCCCTCCAATATTTAGCCCAACCACAACTCTCAAATTGATCAGTGGAGTCCCATTCTCTTGGGAACAAATCCCTGGTATGCCCAAACGCCAGGCCTCGATAAAGAAAGAACCCTCTGGTCGGCGTCTCCTCCCATTGCCTCCCGCCGGAAACTCCAACTCCAGGAAGCTGCACGTTCAAGAGGAGGTCTCTCCCAAGAAATATCAAACTAGCAATAGGTCGTTGAAAAGGGATCCCTTTTTTGCGGCTCTAGTGGCATGTTCCAAGGATGAACATGACCATGGAACATATTTTGGTAGCATTTGGAAGGGAAGATCCAAGATTTCAAGGTCTTTGAGTCATGGATTTGGATTCATGAATATACACTCTTCTTGCAAGAGCTCTTGTGCCATTTCGGAATCAATCGTTTATCTTCCGAAATCGAGCCCTTATAGTTACAATCTTCTTACTCGTCACCCGAGTTGA
- the LOC140982743 gene encoding ABC transporter G family member 25-like, with amino-acid sequence MLVSRETTETNSSDGGAANFQQSSSRGVRSSFPITLKFADVSYKVKLPDCSVKSRTRGLRNMFTGGPTTLPDLENPVAVIHHHQERTILNGITGWAAPGKILAILGPSGSGKSTLLNALGSRLHHGHGLTGSILYNNLSKPVTKKTGFVTQDDVLYPHLTVRETLVFCSLLRLPSSVPKEEKISVAESVINELGLSKCENTIIGNSFIRGISGGERKRVSIAHEMLVDPSLLILDEPTSGLDSTAAFRLVTTLCGLAAKGKTVVTSVHQPSSRVYQMFDDLLVLSEGRCIYFGKGSEAMGYFESIGFSPSFPMNPADFLLDLANGVCQLDGASEKEKPKVRQALVSSYNNLLAPRAKSASMDTPHTAPNERVIETTKYYGCTRHFSTWFNQFSILLQRNLKERKPETFKFLRVFQVITASLLAGFMWWHSDYRDVQDRLGLLFFIAIFWGVFPSFNAVFAFPQERAIFIKERASGMYTLSPYFIARVTGDLPMELILPTLFISISYWMTGLKPELSAFALTLLVVLGYVLVSQGLGLALGALIMDAKQASTMVTVTMLAFVLTGGYYVHKVPYFMSWIKYVSTTFYSYRLLINVQYGDGVGISTYLGCSSGRQDRATCKFIDEDIRGQIHPAMSVSMLMMMFVGYRLLAYIALRRLRA; translated from the exons ATGCTGGTGTCTCGTGAAACAACTGAAACTAATTCTTCCGATGGAGGAGCTGCAAATTTCCAACAATCTTCCTCTCGTGGTGTTCGATCTTCGTTTCCAATCACTCTCAAG TTTGCGGACGTTTCATACAAAGTAAAGCTGCCTGACTGCAGCGTGAAATCAAGAACCAGAGGACTACGAAACATGTTCACTGGAGGTCCCACGACATTGCCAGATTTAGAGAATCCGGTGGCGGTGATTcaccaccatcaagaaagaacAATCTTGAATGGAATCACCGGCTGGGCGGCACCAGGGAAAATTTTAGCCATCCTGGGTCCCTCCGGCAGTGGCAAATCAACACTGCTCAACGCACTCGGCAGCCGGCTCCACCACGGACACGGCCTTACCGGAAGTATCCTCTACAACAACTTATCAAAACCGGTGACTAAAAAAACCGGTTTCGTGACACAAGACGATGTGCTATACCCGCACCTCACAGTTCGGGAGACCCTTGTTTTCTGCTCATTACTCAGACTCCCGAGTTCAGTACCCAAAGAGGAGAAAATATCTGTCGCCGAATCTGTGATCAACGAACTGGGTTTGTCGAAATGTGAGAACACGATAATCGGCAACAGCTTCATCCGCGGGATTTCCGGCGGTGAAAGGAAAAGAGTAAGCATAGCGCATGAGATGCTGGTAGACCCAAGTCTGTTGATCTTGGACGAGCCCACTTCAGGGCTGGATTCAACAGCGGCGTTCAGACTAGTGACGACTCTTTGTGGGCTCGCAGCGAAGGGGAAGACAGTGGTGACATCGGTGCACCAGCCGTCGAGCCGTGTTTACCAGATGTTTGATGATTTGCTTGTGTTGTCGGAGGGAAGGTGTATATACTTCGGGAAAGGGAGCGAAGCAATGGGTTATTTCGAAAGCATTGGGTTCTCGCCCAGTTTCCCCATGAATCCTGCTGATTTCCTGCTTGATCTCGCTAATG GGGTATGCCAGCTTGACGGTGCAAGTGAGAAAGAAAAGCCTAAAGTTAGACAAGCCCTTGTATCCTCTTACAATAACTTACTGGCTCCACGGGCGAAGTCGGCTAGTATGGATACCCCACATACAGCGCCCAATGAGCGAGTGATTGAAACGACTAAATATTATGGCTGCACTAGACATTTTTCCACATGGTTTAATCAATTCAGCATTCTCCTCCAAAGAAATCTCAAGGAAAGAAAGCCtgaaaccttcaaatttttgcgAGTTTTTCAAGTGATCACAGCTTCGTTACTAGCAGGTTTCATGTGGTGGCACTCAGATTACCGGGACGTTCAGGATCGCCTCGGCCTTCTCTTCTTCATTGCCATTTTCTGGGGAGTTTTCCCATCCTTCAATGCTGTGTTTGCCTTTCCTCAAGAACGAGCCATTTTCATTAAGGAAAGAGCTTCTGGGATGTATACATTGTCACCGTATTTTATAGCTCGGGTTACGGGAGACTTACCTATGGAGCTAATCCTCCCCACACTATTCATCTCCATATCGTACTGGATGACAGGGCTAAAGCCTGAGCTCTCTGCTTTTGCACTTACTCTTCTTGTTGTGCTTGGTTATGTGCTTGTTTCTCAGGGGCTCGGCCTTGCACTAGGTGCACTGATCATGGATGCCAAGCAGGCTTCAACAATGGTCACTGTCACAATGTTGGCATTTGTTTTGACAGGAGGGTACTATGTACACAAAGTGCCGTATTTCATGTCATGGATAAAGTATGTTTCCACTACATTCTACAGCTACAGGCTTCTTATCAATGTTCAATATGGAGACGGGGTAGGGATATCCACGTACCTTGGTTGCTCATCTGGAAGACAAGACAGAGCAACCTGCAAATTTATTGATGAGGACATTCGAGGCCAAATCCATCCTGCAATGAGTGTAAGCATGTTGATGATGATGTTTGTAGGATACAGATTATTAGCCTATATCGCATTGAGGCGACTCAGAGCTTAG
- the LOC140982742 gene encoding ATPase family AAA domain-containing protein At1g05910-like, whose translation MYSKRSVQEDGPDSRPVRTSDRLKSRPKFCGRQYLYYSPTAILRNKRKKTKTRTAAVQIAKMLRPGNHPLRSSNANSAATNLRRSTRTRRVPMSLEEYTDSSGTEDNDLMIPRFHRAAKRINNNNVRQDELTPRREGLRPRRGGLQAQREVDSREALSMESDEEQSSSEEKRGDVPENANDTEDADDGEGEDEGAGEDDREDGEEDGDDEEGEEQEGRRRYDLRNRADVRRLSIEEGKHRPSSPRRILQQGMGSKVGRDGRRGGSRVHKRHRMTRADDSDDSLLVDELDQGPPIPWGRGGGRFGAPWLLGGPDLHGMTAWGLNNAASGWVHQNDSLSNLTSGIQTAGPSSKGGADIQPVQIDEPVSFNDIGGLSEYIDALKEMVFFPLLYPEFFASYNITPPRGVLLCGPPGTGKTLIARALACAASKAGQKVSFYMRKGADVLSKWVGEAERQLKLLFEEAQKNQPSIIFFDEIDGLAPVRSSKQEQIHNSIVSTLLALMDGLDSRGQVVLIGATNRVDAIDGALRRPGRFDREFNFPLPGCEARAEILDIHTCKWKQPPSIELRLELAASCVGYCGADLKALCTEAAIRAFRERYPQVYTSDDKFLIDIDSVKVDKYHFVEAMSTITPAAHRGSIVNSRPLSPVVTSCLQRHLQRVMSTISDIFPAVTVSSEVTKLSMLSYCSAISLVYRPKLLLCGDDGVGLDHIGPAVLHELEKFPVHSLALPSLLSDPGAKTPEEALVHVFGEARRTMPSILYLPQFHLWWESAHDLLRAVLRSLMEELPSDLPVLLFGTSSMSLAEICDSSSSIFSERNVLHLTAPSSKDRYLFFDRLIEAALSVQSEDVIKDSLRSKDLPELVKAPKVDAGPKASELRAKAETQGHALRRLRMCFRDVCNRILYDKRFSVFRYPVMDEDAPNYRAIIQNPMDMATLLQRVDSGKYITCKAFLEDFNLILTNAKKYNGDDYNGARIVSRAHELRDAVHGMLSQMDPSLVAFCDKISDEGGPITLPDDAREAALPQTPVVQMTRASARLRNAQPEVNLDQDYEGVKRPKKHMDAYHAEEGSLLDSAPPKSSQNTEVNGVVQHQHQNSIHMRDENTDHETGDVSQDVSMTDGEISNRIESIKNLFVEQSKDYSIPQLERLYTSVIKGVFETKSKVKVEDLKASILSFLLEFAEDPSRF comes from the exons ATGTATTCCAAAAGATCGGTACAAGAGGATGGGCCTGATTCTAGGCCAGTTCGTACAAGTGATAGGCTTAAAAGTAGGCCGAAGTTTTGTGGTCGCCAATACTTGTATTATAGTCCCACCGCTATCTTGCGAAATAAGAGGAAAAAGACTAAAACAAGGACAGCAGCTGTACAGATAGCAAAGATGTTGCGTCCTGGAAATCACCCATTACGATCATCAAATGCAAAT TCAGCGGCTACAAATCTTCGGCGCTCTACCAGGACAAGGAGGGTTCCAATGAGTCTTGAAGAATACACTGATAGTTCTGGAACAGAGGACAATGATTTAATG ATTCCTAGATTTCACAGAGCTGCTAAACGAATAAACAATAATAATGTGAGGCAAGATGAATTGACCCCTCGTCGTGAAGGACTTCGACCTCGTCGGGGTGGACTTCAAGCTCAACGAGAAGTAGATTCTAGGGAAGCATTAAGTATGGAATCTGATGAGGAACAGAGTTCATCTGAGGAGAAAAGGGGAGACGTTCCAGAAAATGCAAATGACACGGAGGATGCTGATGATGGGGAGGGTGAAGATGAAGGTGCTGGCGAGGATGATCGCGAGGATGGGGAAGAAGATGGTGATGATGAAGAAGGTGAAGAGCAAGAAGGTAGACGACGGTATGATCTCCGAAATCGTGCAGATGTTCGCAGGCTTTCTATTGAGGAGGGTAAACATAGGCCAAGCTCTCCACGAAGAATATTGCAGCAAGGAATGGGAAGCAAAGTGGGCAGAGATGGGAGAAGAGGAGGGTCACGAGTTCACAAACGTCATCGCATGACACGAGCTGATGATTCTGATGATTCCCTTCTAGTGGATGAGCTTGATCAAGGTCCTCCAATACCTTGGGGGAGAGGTGGCGGGAGATTTGGAGCGCCTTGGTTGCTTGGGGGACCAGACTTGCATGGAATGACAGCCTGGGGATTGAATAATGCAGCATCTGGTTGGGTTCATCAAAATGATAGCCTTTCTAATTTGACTTCCGGTATTCAAACCGCTGGTCCTAGTTCCAAGGGAGGGGCTGATATTCAGCCTGTACAAATTGATGAGCCtgtgagttttaatgatataggTGGTCTCTCTGAATATATTGATGCTCTGAAGGAAATGGTGTTCTTCCCTCTTTTATATCCGGAATTTTTTGCAAGCTACAACATTACCCCGCCCAGGGGAGTCTTGCTATGTGGTCCTCCTGGCACAGGGAAAACATTGATTGCAAGAGCATTGGCTTGTGCTGCTTCAAAAGCGGGGCAGAAAGTAAGTTTTTATATGAGAAAGGGTGCTGATGTCCTGAGTAAATGGGTTGGTGAAGCTGAAAGACAATTGAAACTGTTATTTGAAGAAGCGCAAAAAAATCAGCCTTCGATAATTTTCTTTGACGAGATAGACGGGCTCGCTCCTGTTCGGTCCAGTAAACAAGAGCAAATTCATAATTCTATTGTATCAACTTTACTCGCCTTGATGGATGGCCTAGATTCTCGTGGGCAAGTAGTCTTGATTGGAGCAACCAACAGAGTTGATGCCATCGATGGAGCCTTGAGGCGCCCTGGGAGATTTGATCGTGAGTTCAATTTCCCCTTGCCTGGCTGTGAAGCAAGAGCTGAAATATTGGACATACATACTTGTAAGTGGAAGCAACCTCCTTCAATTGAGCTAAGGTTGGAGCTTGCAGCCAGTTGTGTGGGATACTGTGGAGCTGATTTGAAGGCTTTATGTACTGAAGCTGCCATTCGTGCTTTTCGTGAAAGATATCCACAAGTTTACACAAGCGATGACAAGTTCTTGATTGACATTGATTCAGTAAAGGTGGATAAGTATCACTTTGTCGAAGCGATGTCCACAATCACTCCTGCTGCTCATAGAGGCTCCATTGTCAACTCGAGGCCACTATCTCCTGTTGTGACATCCTGTTTACAAAGACATCTTCAGAGAGTCATGAGTACTATTTCTGACATTTTCCCTGCTGTAACAGTTTCATCAGAAGTTACCAAGCTTTCAATGCTTTCATATTGCTCTGCAATTTCCCTCGTCTATCGACCTAAGCTTTTACTTTGTGGTGATGATGGTGTTGGACTG GATCATATAGGGCCTGCAGTTTTACATGAACTAGAGAAATTTCCAGTTCATTCTCTTGCATTGCCTTCTTTACTTTCTGATCCTGGGGCCAAAACTCCCGAGGAAGCACTGGTGCACGTTTTTGGTGAAGCCAGAAGAACTATGCCATCAATACTCTATCTTCCTCAATTTCACCTGTGGTGGGAGAGT GCTCACGATCTACTTAGGGCTGTACTTCGATCGCTTATGGAAGAATTACCATCAGACTTGCCTGTATTGCTGTTTGGAACATCCTCAATGTCACTTGCCGAGATATGCGATAGTTCATCCTCAATATTCTCTGAACGCAATGT CTTGCATTTAACGGCACCATCTTCCAAAGACAGATATTTGTTCTTTGACCGGCTCATTGAAGCTGCATTGTCAGTTCAATCCGAGGATGTAATAAAAGATTCTCTGAGATCCAAAGACCTTCCTGAACTTGTGAAAGCACCAAAAGTCGATGCTGGACCAAAGGCCTCTGAATTGAGAGCAAAAGCTGAAACTCAGGGACATGCACTTCGTCGACTGCGCATGTGCTTTCGTGATGTTTGTAATCG GATACTATATGATAAGCGCTTTAGTGTCTTCCGTTATCCGGTGATGGATGAAGATGCACCAAATTATCGTGCAATAATCCAGAATCCCATGGACATGGCCACTTTGCTGCAGCGTGTTGACAGTGGAAAATATATCACTTGTAAAGCCTTCCTAGAGGATTTCAATCTCATTTTAACTAATGCCAAG AAATACAATGGAGATGATTACAATGGGGCAAGGATTGTCAGCAGAGCTCATGAACTTCGAGATGCA GTGCATGGTATGCTATCCCAGATGGACCCCTCCCTGGTCGCATTTTGTGACAAAATCTCTGATGAAGGAGGTCCTATCACCCTGCCTGATGATGCCAGGGAAGCTGCACTCCCACAAACTCCGGTTGTCCAGATGACTAGGGCTAGTGCACGTCTTCGTAACGCCCAGCCTGAAGTTAATCTAGATCAAGACTATGAAGGGGTCAAAAGACCTAAAAAACATATGGATGCATATCATGCAG AAGAGGGATCACTGCTTGATTCAGCTCCACCAAAATCGTCGCAAAATACCGAGGTGAATGGTGTAGTTCAGCACCAACATCAAAATTCTATTCACATGCGTGATGAAAATACCGATCACGAGACCGGAGATGTCTCCCAGGACGTCTCCATGACTGATGGAGAGATTTCCAATCGAATCGAGTCAATCAAGAATCTGTTCGTGGAGCAGTCAAAAGATTACAGCATTCCACAGCTCGAGAGACTCTACACTAGCGTGATTAAAGGTGTATTTGAAACAAAAAGTAAGGTTAAGGTCGAAGATCTCAAGGCATCAATTCTAAGTTTTTTGTTAGAGTTTGCCGAAGATCCGTCCAGGTTTTAG